From the Falco biarmicus isolate bFalBia1 chromosome 19, bFalBia1.pri, whole genome shotgun sequence genome, one window contains:
- the RUSC1 gene encoding LOW QUALITY PROTEIN: AP-4 complex accessory subunit RUSC1 (The sequence of the model RefSeq protein was modified relative to this genomic sequence to represent the inferred CDS: inserted 2 bases in 1 codon) produces MLAPKKGLLCNLNHIHLQHISLGLHLSRHPELQETSGSMGGEDQTGCSACPQNCEQVDANSNNPSLKCRCCASHTQQPVTLGLQNQVAQEDFPCLHAGEEVASPCDLASSSSSSSVSSCSDFSLDDSPVSVYCKEFPREESQSPXNQPVVVPTEDTRDGGSLADQGGTCDGRDANLNPLALQRPGTLARESPDSLCSGSSLDFQCDETSPSVAVQETTSTCADLDPNCNPLPAPGAAPAAPPAPGRWDPAGSRAPEPRPRAGSLPPPVPPRPRRRLQVLSGHRAEQPPLPARLPEPGAGDLCRDAGKKTITSFHELAQKRKRNAAGPALAQARADRSDWLIVFSPDTELPPASELLSGATGQEPAQPQHDWPARPPSSQQREVTTFKELRYRSAAKAKGHPGGERAEPAAPQHPSAPLEMAAGGGGSGWLPPAPLGGQVLAPTDSHQLKRRRSPPALQPIAEGQPGDTEDGGLPPRSCLPGGTGLGSARDAGTPVWRLGDPGGDPWVPGTVLRGDEPCKEARPSPPAAGAALGPARPGGGSTEGARRPRAEQKKALLVAVSVAVDKIIAHFSTARNLVQKAQLGDSRLSPDVGYLLLHTLCPALYALVEDGLKPFQKDVITGQRKNSPWSVVEASVKMGPNSRSLHSLCWHVAGLAPLGSTRQKFHAFVLGLLNTKQLELWISHLQRSPGVISVLYSPMAFFALSQGPFPHLADELLLLIQPLSVLTFHLDLLFEHHHLSVDVRPLSRQLESPLSPARRSARARGAVQPALEGQSSAAGASLGNETPPDTLGRAEGGTRSQLPAAVRGLLPAPQVGAALQQTFQHVLRWGDQLSRTFLGADSSPETHRPAVGPGGAGAGLGGWWGQLSQASRVYAAPSKEKFPFVWWTKLRTAAGDSSPGQAVRPQTSVNEPRGTELQLLQTKAVPQLSGPKPTSSADTSGTSSPEDLVLPAGAAAPTKPDDPVAGEKPLAVAPEPGANRSRAAPSDLEAAGGPPGPSKGGWLGRLFGASSPSARSFPAGPVTVSTRSRRPSSWLSPSARVLAVAVKGLASEKTHAQEQPARIVPDSAQPRRAVRALCDHTGTADGHLSFQKGDILQLLSTVDEDWICCCHGNSTGLVPVGYTSLIL; encoded by the exons ATGCTGGCTCCGAAGAAAGGCCTGCTGTGCAACCTCAACCACATCCATCTGCAGCACATCTCCCTGGGGCTGCACCTCTCCCGGCACCCGGAGCTGCAGGAGACCTCGGGCTCCATGGGTGGAGAAGACCAGACTGGCTGCAGCGCCTGCCCGCAGAACTGCGAGCAGGTGGATGCCAATTCCAACAATCCCTCCTTGAAATGCCGGTGCTGCGCATCCCATACCCAGCAGCCGGTGACGTTGGGTCTCCAGAACCAGGTGGCTCAAGAGGATTTCCCCTGCCTGCatgctggggaggaggtggcttCCCCTTGTGATCtggcctcctcctcctcctcctcctctgtcagTAGCTGCTCGGATTTCAGCTTGGATGACTCCCCGGTCTCTGTGTACTGCAAGGAGTTCCCCAGAGAAGAGTCCCAGTCCCC AAATCAGCCCGTCGTCGTTCCCACAGAAGACACCCGGGATGGCGGGTCGCTGGCTGACCAGGGTGGTACATGTGATGGAAGAGATGCCAACCTCAACCCCCTGGCACTCCAGAGACCTGGCACCCTGGCCAGAGAGAGCCCGGACAGCCTCTGCAGTGGCAGCTCCCTCGACTTCCAGTGCGATGAGACCTCTCCCAGCGTGGCAGTGCAGGAGACCACCAGCACCTGCGCTGACCTAGACCCTAACTGCaaccccctccctgcccctggcgcTGCGCCTGCGGCACCACCTGCGCCAGGGCGGTGGGATCCCGCTGGGAGCAGGGCTCCTGAGCCACGGCCCCGGGCTGGCAGCCTCCCCCCACCCgtgcccccccggccccgcaggcGGCTGCAGGTTCTCAGCGGGCACCGAGCAGAGCAGCCGCCCCTGCCCGCACGGCTGCCGGAGCCCGGCGCCGGTGACctctgcagggatgctggcaaGAAGACCATCACCTCCTTCCATGAGCTCGcccagaagaggaagaggaacgCCGCCGGGCCTGCTCTTGCCCAGGCCAGGGCTGACCGGAGCGACTGGCTGATCGTATTCTCGCCCGACACGGAGCTGCCCCCCGCCAGCGAGCTGCTCTCGGGGGCCACGGGCcaggagccagcccagccccagcacgaCTGGCCGGCGCGACCCCCCAGCTCGCAGCAGAGGGAGGTGACGACGTTCAAGGAGCTGCGGTACCGCAGTGCCGCCAAGGCCAAGGGCCACCCCGGGGGCGAGCGGGCAGAGCCGGCGGCGCCTCAGCACCCCTCTGCGCCCCTCGAGATGGCCGCGGGCGGTGGCGGCTCGGGCTGGCTGCCCCCCGCGCCCCTGGGGGGACAGGTGCTGGCACCTACGGACAGCCACCagctgaagaggaggaggtcCCCGCCTGCGCTGCAGCCCATTGCGGAGGGACAGCCGGGGGACACGGAGGACGGGGGGCTGCCGCCACGGAGCTGCCTTCCAGGAGGgactgggctgggctctgcccgCGACGCGGGGACCCCGGTTTGGAGGCTCGGGGACCCCGGTGGAGACCCCTGGGTGCCAGGGACGGTGCTGAGAGGAGACGAGCCCTGCAAGGAGG CCAGGCCctcgccgcccgccgcgggagCCGCCctgggcccggcccggcccggcgggggcagCACGGAGGGagcccgccggccccgcgcagagcagaagaaag CACTGCTGGTCGCCGTCAGCGTCGCCGTGGATAAGATCATCGCCCACTTCAGCACTGCACGGAACCTGGTGCAGAAG GCGCAGCTGGGCGACAGCCGGCTCAGCCCAGATGTGGGTTATCTGCTGCTGCACACCCTCTGCCCTGCGCTCTATGCCTTGGTGGAGGACGGGCTGAAGCCGTTCCAGAAGGATGTTATCACAGGCCAGAGGAAGAATTCCCCCTGGAGCGTGGTGGAAGCCTCTGTGAAGATGG GCCCCAACAGCCGCTCTCTCCACTCCCTGTGCTGGCACGTGGCCGGGCTGGCCCCCCTTGGCAGCACCAGGCAGAAGTTTCATGCCTTCGTCCTCGGCCTTTTGAA CACTaagcagctggagctgtggaTCTCTCACCTGCAGAGGAGCCCAG GTGTGATCTCTGTGCTGTACTCACCCATGGCCTTCTTCGCCCTGAGCCAAGGCCCCTTTCCCCACCTCGCTGatgaactgctgctgctcatcCAGCCCCTCTCGGTGCTGACTTTCCACCTTGACCTGCTCTTTGAACACCACCACCTCTCCGTGGATGTAAGACCCTTGTCCCGTCAGCTGGAGTCCCCTCTGTCTCCTGCCCGTCGCTCTGCTCGGGCTcgaggggctgtgcagcctgccctggagGGGCAAAGCAGCGCTGCAGGGGCGAGCCTGGGCAATGAGACCCCCCCCGATACTCTGGGGAGGGCAGAAGGTGGCACAAGGTCCCAGTTGCCAGCAGCCGTGCGTGGGCTGCTCCCGGCCCCTCAGGTGGGGGCTGCCTTGCAGCAGACCTTCCAGCACGTGCTGCGCTGGGGCGACCAGCTCAGTCGCACTTTCCTGGGAGCAGACAGCTCCCCGGAGACCCACAGGCCCGCGGTgggccctgggggggctggggctggcctcgGTGGCTGGTGGGGCCAGCTGAGCCAGGCCTCCAGGGTTTACGCCGCTCCTAGCAAGGAAAAGTTCCCCTTTGTCTGGTGGACAAAGCTGCGGACGGCTGCGGGGGATTCCAGCCCCGGCCAGGCTGTGCGACCCCAAACGTCCGTGAATGAGCCTCGAGGCACggagctgcagctccttcaGACCAAAGCTGTCCCTCAACTCTCCGGTCCCAAGCCCACCAGCAGCGCTGACACCTCCGGCACCTCTTCCCCTGAAGACCTCGTCCtgcctgctggagctgcagcacccaccaaGCCAGATGATCCTGTTGCCGGAGAGAAACCCCTGGCTGTTGCCCCAGAGCCTGGTGCGAATCGGAGCCGGGCGGCACCTTCTGACCTGGAGGCGGCAGGTGgtccccccggccccagcaAGGGCGGCTGGCTGGGCCGGCTCTTTGgagccagcagcccctctgccaggAGCTTCCCTGCTGGTCCTGTCACCGTCTCCACCAGATCCAG GAGACCTTCTAGCTGGCTGTCCCCCAGCGCGCGTGTGCTGGCCGTGGCGGTGAAGGGGCTGGCCTCCGAGAAGACCCACGCTCAGGAGCAGCCAGCGAGGATCGTGCCCGACTCGGCCCAGCCCCGCAG GGCAGTGCGGGCACTCTGCGACCACACGGGCACCGCCGATGGTCACCTCAGCTTCCAGAAAGGGGacatcctgcagctgctctctACCGTGGATGAAGACTGGATCTGCTGCTGCCATGGAAACAGCACTGGCCTAGTTCCTGTCGGTTACACATCCCTGATTTTGTGA
- the FDPS gene encoding LOW QUALITY PROTEIN: farnesyl pyrophosphate synthase (The sequence of the model RefSeq protein was modified relative to this genomic sequence to represent the inferred CDS: inserted 4 bases in 3 codons; substituted 1 base at 1 genomic stop codon), translated as MSGSGARGAAAEREXSFLAFFPQIVRDLTEGGLRHPEVGDAVARLKEVLEYNAPGGKCNRGLTVLAAFHELAAPEQRDPESLRCALAVGWCIELFQAFFLVADDIMDASLTRRGQLCWYKKEGIGLDAINDAFLLESSVYRLLKKYCGERPYYLHLLELFLHTGYQTELGQMLDLITAPVSXVDLNRFSEQRXKAIVKYKTAFYSFYLPVAAAMYMTGIDSKEEHDNAKAILLEMGEFFQIQDDYLDCYGDPELTGKVGTDIQDNKCSWLVVECLRRVTPDQRQILEENYGCKEPEKVAKVKELYDTLGMRAAFQEYEEKSYQRLQELIEKHANRLPXEIFLGLARKIYKRQK; from the exons ATGAGCGgcagcggggcgcggggcgcggcggccgaGCGGGA GAGTTTCCTGGCCTTCTTCCCCCAGATCGTCCGCGACCTGACGGAGGGTGGCCTGCGGCACCCGGAGGTTGGCGACGCCGTGGCCCGGCTGAAGGAG GTGCTGGAGTACAACGCGCCGGGCGGGAAGTGCAACCGCGGGCTGACGGTGCTGGCGGCCTTCCACGAGCTGGCGGCCCCGGAGCAGCGGGACCCCGAGAGCCTCCGCTGCGCCCTGGCCGTCGGCTGGTGCATCGAGCTG TTCCAGGCCTTTTTCTTGGTGGCCGACGACATCATGGATGCATCCCTCACACGCcgggggcagctctgctggtaCAAGAAG GAGGGGATCGGGCTGGATGCCATCAACGATGCCTTCCTCCTTGAGTCGTCCGTCTACAGGCTGCTGAAGAAGTACTGCGGGGAGCGCCCCTACTACCTGCACCTGCTGGAGCTCTTCTTGCAC acTGGCTACCAGACTGAGCTCGGGCAGATGCTGGACCTCATCACTGCTCCTGTTT GGGTGGATTTGAATCGCTTCAGTGAGCAGAGGTAAA AGGCAATTGTTAAGTACAAGACGGCATTCTACTCCTTCTacctgcctgtggctgctgccatGTACATG ACTGGTATTGACAGTAAGGAGGAGCACGACAATGCCAAAGCGATCTTGCTGGAGATGGGTGAATTCTTTCAGATCCAG GATGATTACCTGGACTGCTATGGGGACCCGGAGCTGACGGGGAAGGTTGGCACTGATATCCAGGACAACAAGTGCAGCTGGCTGGTGGTGGAGTGTTTGCGTCGGGTCACACCAGACCAGAGGCAGATCCTGGAG GAGAACTATGGCTGTAAGGAGCCCGAGAAGGTGGCAAAGGTGAAGGAGCTCTACGATACCCTGGGCATGAGGGCTGCTTTTCAGGAGTACGAGGAGAAGAGCTATCAGCGCCTGCAGGAACTGATCGAAAAGCACGCCAACCGCCTGC GGGAGATCTTCCTTGGCTTAGCTCGGAAGATTTACAAGCGGCAGAAGTGA